The DNA window ATTTCCGGCCGCCCATTCATACAATATAAAAACAAAATTTGGAAACCGATATGCAGATTATCACACCGGCCGTGCTTCATAACACTCTTTACTTCAACGACATACCAGTCCTGATATACAATATAAAATACCCAGTTTTTACATCGACCTGCAATCAGGATGCAGTTCGTTCCATCAATCAATTTTATAGCTCACTTGCAAAAGAAAAGGAAGATTACTGTAAAACAGTGCTCTATCCTCAGGCCGTCGAATCGGCCCGGTATATTCAAAAAAATTTCCCTCCGTTTCACAGCTATGAATACGATATGGTTTACAAAGTGACCTTCAATTCCGGCTGCATCACCAGTCTGTACGTGGATCAGTACACATTCATGGGAGGCGCCCACGGTTCAACCGTCCGGACATCCGATACCTGGAGTCTCTCAACCGGCAGGCGTATCTCACTCCAGGATATCTATCCCCATGAACCCCTTTACCGGCAAAAAATCCGACTCAGTATTCAATCTCAGATCGCAGGACTGCTTAAAGACAACCCTGCATCTTTTTTCGATGATTACCCTAAACTGTTGTTAAATACATTCGATCCTGACAGCTTTTATCTGTCACCGGATGGGGTTATAATCTATTTCCAGCAGTATGATATTGCCCCATATGCCAGCGGACTGCCGGAATTTTTACTGCCCTGCCCCGCCG is part of the [Clostridium] symbiosum genome and encodes:
- a CDS encoding DUF3298 and DUF4163 domain-containing protein, producing the protein MQIITPAVLHNTLYFNDIPVLIYNIKYPVFTSTCNQDAVRSINQFYSSLAKEKEDYCKTVLYPQAVESARYIQKNFPPFHSYEYDMVYKVTFNSGCITSLYVDQYTFMGGAHGSTVRTSDTWSLSTGRRISLQDIYPHEPLYRQKIRLSIQSQIAGLLKDNPASFFDDYPKLLLNTFDPDSFYLSPDGVIIYFQQYDIAPYASGLPEFLLPCPAGRAGNQLAGKQFSNTP